GAGGTGATTTCGGCCGGCTACCAGAACCTGAGCGCGGGCCAGACCATTAAAATCAGCTGAATAGTCTCTTTCAACTAGCAACTCCCTGTTATGCAAGATATTGAAAAAGAGTTTGGACCCACCAGCTGGTCCATCGACAACAAAACCAGCATCTACGTTATCACGGTGCTGCTCTGCATCGCGGGGCTCTTCGCCTACGTGAAGCTGGGCAAGGAGAAATTCCCGGATATCGTGATTCCGCGCATCATCGTGGCTACGGTGTATCCGGGCACGTCGCCCACGGATATTGAGAACCTGGTGACGCGCCAGCTCGAAAAGGAGATTAAGGGCGTGAATGGGGTGAAGAAGATTAACTCCACCTCCAACCAGGACTATAGCATTGTGGATGTGGAGTTTAACTCCGGCGTGAACGTGCAGTATGCCAAGCAGCTCATCAAGGACGCCGTAGATAAGGCCGCCACCGAGCTGCCCAACGACCTGCCTACCCCCCCCACGGTGAAGGAGGTCAACATCTCGGAGCAGCCGATTATGTTCGTCAACCTGAGCGGCAACCTGCCCGCCGCGCAGCTCAAAAAGCTCGCCGACAACTTCCAGGACGACATTGAGGCGCTGCCCGAAATCACCCGCGTGGACATCGTGGGCGCGCTGGAGCAGCAGGTGAACGTGGACGTGGACCTCTACAAGCTGCAAGCCTCGCAGCTGAGCTTCAGCGACGTGGAGAACGCCATTGCCCGCGAGAACGTGACCGTTTCGGGGGGTAGCATCGACGTGGGCACCCAGAAGCGGGCCGTGCGCGTGGCCGGCCAGTACGCCAACGCGGCCGACATCGCCGATATTCAAATCAAGAACCTGCGCGGCGCGCCGGTGCGGCTCGGCGACATCGCCACCGTGACCGACGGCTTCAAGGACCGCGAGAGCTACGCCAGCCTCGACGGGCAACCCGCCGTGACGCTGAACGTGGTGAAGCGCCAGGGTGAAAACCTGCTCGACGCCTCGGACAAGATTCACGCCCTAGTGAAAAAAGCGGAGCTGACCGCACCCAAGGGCCTCAAAATCACGATTACCGGCGACACCTCGAACGACACGCGTAACACGCTCAACGACCTGATTAACACCATCATCATCGGCTTCTTGCTGGTGACGTTGATTCTGATGTTCTTCATGGGCACCACCAACGCGCTGTTCGTGGGCTTGTCGGTGCCGCTGAGTATGTTCATCGCGTTCATCATCCTGCCGATTGTAGGCTTCTCGCTCAACATCGTGGTGCTGTTCGCCTTTTTGCTGGCGCTGGGCATCGTGGTGGATGATGCCATCGTGGTTATTGAAAATACTCACCGCCTACTGCACGAGCACCCGAACCTAAGCACGAGCAAGGCAGCTAAGTACGCGGCCGGCGAGGTGTTTATCCCGGTTTTGGCCGGTACGCTCACGACCGTGGCGCCGTTCGTGCCGCTCATGTTCTGGCCGGGGCTCATTGGCTCGTTCATGTTCTACCTACCCGTCACGCTCATCATTACCCTGGGCGCGTCGCTGCTGGTGGCTTTCGTGATGAACCCGGTGTTTGCGGTCAGCTTCATGCAGCGCGAGGAGCACCTCGACCACGCGGAGAAGCCGCAGCTGACGCGCAATTTCCTGCTGGGTATGGGCGGGCTGGCGCTGCTGGCCGTGGGCGGCTACCTGAGCGGCTCCAAGTTTTTCGGCAACCTGATGCTGACCGTTATCACGCTCTGCTTTCTGGATAAGTACGTGTTCGTGTATATGATTGCCGGCTTCCAGCGCACCGTGCTGCCGGCCCTGCAAAACGGCTACGCCCGCCTCATCGAAATCGCGGTGGGTGGCAAGGTGTGGCGGCAGCTGGCCATCGTGGCCGGCGTGCTGGTGCTGGGCGTGGTGGCCGTTATGGCGCTGGGCGCGCGCAAGCCCAAGGTGGATTTTTTCCCCAAGGGCGACCCCAAATTTATCTATACCTACCTGCAAATGCCGGTGGGCACCCGCGTGGCGGTAACCGACTCGATTACCAAGATTCTGGAGAACCGGGTGTACGGCGTCATTGGCCGGCACAACCACGACGTGGAGTCGGTGATTACCAACGTCGCCATCGGGGCCGGCGACCCGCAGGTGGCGACCGCCGCCGGCGTGTCGCAGTCGAACCTGGGCAAAGTAGCCGTGGCATTTAAGGAGCTGGCCGACCGCACCGGGCCGCTGACGCACACCTACATGGATAAAATCCGGGAGGTCGTGAAGGGCATTCCGGGCGCATCCGTGACGGTGGACCAGGAAAGCAGCGGCCCGCCGCAGGCTAAGCCGGTGGCCATTGAAGTGAGCGGCGACGACTACCCCAAACTGGCCGCGCTCAGCAAGAAAGTGGAGCGCTACGTGGACTCGCTCAAGATTGGCGGCATCGAGGATTTGCGTTCCGATTTGGAGGAC
The genomic region above belongs to Hymenobacter psoromatis and contains:
- a CDS encoding efflux RND transporter permease subunit, with product MQDIEKEFGPTSWSIDNKTSIYVITVLLCIAGLFAYVKLGKEKFPDIVIPRIIVATVYPGTSPTDIENLVTRQLEKEIKGVNGVKKINSTSNQDYSIVDVEFNSGVNVQYAKQLIKDAVDKAATELPNDLPTPPTVKEVNISEQPIMFVNLSGNLPAAQLKKLADNFQDDIEALPEITRVDIVGALEQQVNVDVDLYKLQASQLSFSDVENAIARENVTVSGGSIDVGTQKRAVRVAGQYANAADIADIQIKNLRGAPVRLGDIATVTDGFKDRESYASLDGQPAVTLNVVKRQGENLLDASDKIHALVKKAELTAPKGLKITITGDTSNDTRNTLNDLINTIIIGFLLVTLILMFFMGTTNALFVGLSVPLSMFIAFIILPIVGFSLNIVVLFAFLLALGIVVDDAIVVIENTHRLLHEHPNLSTSKAAKYAAGEVFIPVLAGTLTTVAPFVPLMFWPGLIGSFMFYLPVTLIITLGASLLVAFVMNPVFAVSFMQREEHLDHAEKPQLTRNFLLGMGGLALLAVGGYLSGSKFFGNLMLTVITLCFLDKYVFVYMIAGFQRTVLPALQNGYARLIEIAVGGKVWRQLAIVAGVLVLGVVAVMALGARKPKVDFFPKGDPKFIYTYLQMPVGTRVAVTDSITKILENRVYGVIGRHNHDVESVITNVAIGAGDPQVATAAGVSQSNLGKVAVAFKELADRTGPLTHTYMDKIREVVKGIPGASVTVDQESSGPPQAKPVAIEVSGDDYPKLAALSKKVERYVDSLKIGGIEDLRSDLEDRNPEIGVNINRVRANREGISTGQIGQEVRTAIYGFEASKFKTPDDEYPIQVRYAKPYRDNIDAILNAPLTFRDLSAGSIRQVPLSAVADVHYGTTYGGIKRKDTHRLITISSNVLNGFTGPDVVANVERALKSFPTPPGYTIKMGGAQEDQKETSDFLGVAAGGALALIFLVLVSQFNSVSKPIIILTEIIFSVIGVMLGLAITGQNVSIVMSGVGVIALAGIVVKNGILLVEFTDMLRAQGMNLHDAIVTAGRTRLNPVILTATAATLGLIPLAVGLNIDFYELFNSGHPHFFLGGESVVFWGPLAWTIIFGLTFATLITLLVVPVMYLLNEKLHAKLTGRDYNSPSEEAHAVTEEELEAATPPVLV